One Podarcis muralis chromosome 1, rPodMur119.hap1.1, whole genome shotgun sequence genomic window carries:
- the CLP1 gene encoding polyribonucleotide 5'-hydroxyl-kinase Clp1 produces MAEEAGDEKKLVAKFELERETELRFEVEASQMVQLELLTGMAEVFGTELTRNKKFTFDAGAKVAVFTWHGCSVQLTGRTEVAYVSKDTPMLLYLNTHTALEQMRWQAEREDERGPRVMVVGPTDVGKSTVCRLLLNYAVRLGRRPTFVELDVGQGSISIPGTMGALYIERPADVEEGFSVQAPLVYHFGSTTPGTNIKLYNKITSRLADVFNQRCEVNRRASVSGCVINTCGWVKGSGYQALVHAASAFEVDVVVVLDQERLYNELKRDLPHFVRTVLLPKSGGVVERSKDFRREFRDDRIREYFYGFRGSFYPHAFDVKFSDVKIYKVGAPTIPDSCLPLGMSQEDNQLKLVPVTPGRDMVHHLLSVSTADGTDENISETSVAGFIVVTGVDLERQVFTVLSPAPRPLPKNFLLIMDIRFMDLK; encoded by the exons ATGGCAGAGGAAGCTGGAGATGAAAAGAAACTGGTGGCCAAGTTTGAGTTGGAGAGGGAGACTGAGCTCCGCTTTGAGGTTGAAGCTTCACAAATGGTCCAACTAGAGCTTCTGACAGGCATGGCTGAGGTCTTTGGAACGGAACTGACACGCAACAAGAAATTCACCTTTGATGCTGGTGCCAAAGTGGCTGTCTTCACCTGGCATGGCTGTTCAGTACAGCTAACCGGTCGGACTGAAGTAGCCTACGTCTCCAAGGACACTCCCATGCTGCTGTACCTCAACACCCATACAGCCCTGGAACAGATGCGGTGGCAGGCTGAGCGTGAGGATGAACGGGGACCTCGTGTCATGGTGGTGGGCCCCACGGATGTAGGAAAGTCAACAGTCTGCCGTCTGCTGCTGAATTATGCTGTGCGCCTAGGGCGCCGGCCCACTTTTGTGGAGCTGGATGTAGGGCAGGGCTCAATCTCTATCCCAGGCACCATGGGGGCACTCTATATTGAGCGACCTGCAGATGTTGAAGAAGGCTTCTCGGTTCAGGCCCCTCTGGTCTATCACTTTGGGTCCACCACACCTGGCACTAACATCAAACTCTATAACAAG ATTACATCCCGCTTGGCTGATGTATTTAACCAGCGCTGTGAGGTGAACCGCCGGGCTTCGGTCAGTGGCTGTGTCATCAATACCTGTGGCTGGGTGAAGGGATCTGGGTACCAGGCACTTGTACATGCTGCCTCTGCCTTTGAAGTTGATGTTGTGGTAGTTCTGGACCAGGAGCGCCTCTACAATGAACTGAAGCGGGACTTGCCTCATTTTGTTCGGACAGTGCTGCTCCCTAAGTCAGGTGGAGTGGTCGAGCGCTCCAAGGACTTCCGGCGGGAGTTTCGTGATGACCGCATACGCGAATATTTCTATGGTTTCCGAGGAAGCTTCTACCCACATGCCTTTGATGTGAAGTTCTCCGATGTCAAGATATACAAAGTGGGCGCTCCCACTATCCCTGATTCCTGCCTGCCTCTGGGCATGTCGCAGGAAGACAACCAACTCAAACTGGTACCAGTTACACCTGGGCGTGACATGGTACACCATCTGTTAAGTGTTAGTACTGCTGATGGCACTGATGAGAACATCTCTGAAACAAGTGTGGCTGGTTTCATTGTAGTCACCGGAGTTGACCTTGAACGCCAGGTCTTCACCGTGCTTTCACCAGCACCTCGCCCGTTGCCCAAGAACTTTCTGCTCATCATGGACATTCGTTTCATGGATCTTAAGTAG